In Paenibacillus segetis, a single genomic region encodes these proteins:
- the nagA gene encoding N-acetylglucosamine-6-phosphate deacetylase — protein sequence MIQNGALMPASVWIEDHKIKSILPPNPAAEDVQDADRILDGQHNLLIPGMIDVHIHGAKNHDMMDGTTTSIQAVSKACAETGCTGFLATSVSSSLDDLLAMIRSVKQVVGHEEGAKIVGIHLEGPYLNVARKGMQNPKYLRHPDLHEMELIFREAGDLIKMVTIAPELPGGIELIHDLTRRNVVVAIAHSDATYEEAQLAFHEGATHITHCFNAMPSIHHRSPGLVTAALENDQVSVQAIVDGVHLHPGIIRLMHKIKGPERMVLTTDALQAMGVGDGEYLFGGHHVTVRDGIARLQDGTLASSTITMNRSLKLSTTFGISLEDSIRMASATPASILQLNQIGRIEAGYDADLALLDENFEVVETFIKGVPYQASL from the coding sequence ATGATTCAGAACGGAGCGCTTATGCCTGCTAGCGTCTGGATCGAAGATCACAAAATCAAATCCATACTTCCTCCGAATCCGGCAGCGGAAGATGTTCAAGATGCAGACCGTATCTTGGACGGACAGCATAACCTGTTGATTCCAGGTATGATTGACGTCCATATCCACGGCGCAAAAAATCATGACATGATGGATGGAACGACGACTAGCATTCAAGCGGTATCCAAAGCATGCGCAGAAACAGGATGCACTGGATTTCTGGCTACGTCCGTAAGCTCTTCACTGGATGACCTTCTCGCCATGATTCGCAGCGTCAAACAAGTCGTCGGTCATGAAGAGGGTGCCAAAATTGTCGGAATCCACCTGGAAGGCCCTTACTTGAACGTTGCGCGCAAAGGCATGCAAAACCCGAAATATTTGAGACATCCTGATCTTCATGAAATGGAGCTAATCTTCCGCGAAGCCGGAGATCTGATCAAGATGGTCACGATCGCTCCCGAGCTGCCTGGCGGCATCGAACTTATTCATGATTTAACACGCAGAAATGTCGTGGTCGCCATCGCCCATTCCGACGCTACTTACGAGGAAGCACAATTGGCCTTCCATGAAGGAGCCACCCATATCACCCATTGCTTCAATGCCATGCCGAGCATCCATCATCGTTCTCCCGGACTTGTGACTGCCGCATTAGAGAACGATCAGGTCAGCGTTCAAGCGATTGTCGACGGTGTGCATTTGCATCCCGGCATTATCCGCCTCATGCATAAAATCAAGGGACCGGAACGCATGGTTTTAACGACCGATGCGCTGCAAGCCATGGGGGTCGGCGATGGCGAATATCTGTTCGGCGGTCATCACGTGACGGTCAGGGACGGCATTGCGAGACTGCAAGATGGCACGTTGGCATCCAGCACGATAACGATGAACCGTTCCCTCAAACTGAGCACAACGTTCGGCATCTCGCTGGAAGACAGCATTCGGATGGCTTCTGCCACGCCGGCGTCGATCCTTCAGTTGAATCAAATCGGGCGAATTGAAGCAGGTTACGATGCAGATCTCGCCCTGCTCGACGAGAACTTCGAAGTCGTCGAAACGTTCATTAAAGGCGTACCATATCAAGCATCTCTATAA
- a CDS encoding DUF58 domain-containing protein — MRNSVLIWLVAGVCLGLMAALYGWRGGSSSLFLMLLFFFIMIQGAVVQLIGPKRAVVKRSWSPITPSVGDEVEVTLSITIFGGFPPMWLEVRDGFAGPASRISKGVAQRQGGVLWFAGFRREYSGKYILNELPRGIYMDCPITLTWGDAFGWFRRSLYIEGIDVLIVHPSLLRMDSSQLDGRIEGNDSEEIVSMSRVSTQLGGHIREYEAGDPLRRIHWKGSAKRGSLLTRIPDEAGQEPRYLLLDTRRGAYAHILGGKSAERMVGLGETNQMFEMAISAAATWLKREFTKGSGDVYFCYGDMESAKHLSGNRGLYDGLNLLAGVLQENGDSESVSKLFVRANQCRSGKPQIMTIITGIMTPEMAESILRLSNSGDQPEVWCVNRSAPGTEGEKWSTRLQEYGITIRYLTSHIATFSATEGGTAHVSA; from the coding sequence ATGAGGAACAGTGTCCTTATCTGGTTGGTAGCTGGTGTTTGCTTAGGATTAATGGCAGCTTTGTACGGATGGCGAGGTGGAAGCTCCTCGCTATTCTTAATGCTGTTATTTTTCTTTATTATGATTCAGGGAGCAGTAGTCCAACTCATTGGACCTAAGAGAGCTGTCGTAAAGAGGTCATGGAGTCCAATCACTCCTTCGGTAGGTGATGAAGTGGAGGTCACGCTTTCCATTACTATATTCGGTGGATTTCCACCCATGTGGTTAGAAGTTCGAGATGGCTTCGCAGGTCCAGCTTCTCGTATTAGTAAGGGAGTGGCGCAGAGGCAAGGAGGCGTATTATGGTTTGCTGGATTTAGAAGAGAATATTCCGGGAAATATATTCTAAATGAATTGCCACGTGGGATATATATGGACTGTCCTATCACACTAACTTGGGGAGATGCCTTTGGTTGGTTTAGACGAAGTCTATACATAGAGGGGATTGACGTTCTTATTGTTCACCCTTCCCTACTAAGAATGGATTCCTCTCAGCTAGATGGGAGAATAGAAGGAAATGACTCCGAAGAGATAGTATCTATGTCAAGAGTTTCCACCCAATTGGGAGGGCATATAAGAGAGTACGAGGCAGGAGATCCGTTACGCCGCATACACTGGAAAGGTTCTGCCAAGCGAGGATCATTATTAACTCGTATTCCGGATGAGGCTGGTCAGGAGCCTCGTTATTTACTGCTCGATACCAGAAGAGGAGCTTACGCTCATATCCTAGGGGGGAAGTCTGCAGAGAGAATGGTGGGCTTAGGCGAGACTAATCAGATGTTCGAAATGGCCATATCTGCAGCTGCAACCTGGCTAAAGAGGGAATTTACTAAAGGGAGTGGAGATGTCTACTTCTGCTATGGGGACATGGAGAGCGCAAAACATCTTTCAGGAAATCGTGGTCTATATGATGGCTTAAATTTATTGGCTGGTGTTCTGCAAGAAAACGGTGATTCTGAGTCTGTATCGAAGCTATTTGTTCGTGCTAATCAATGCCGATCCGGGAAGCCTCAAATCATGACAATTATCACTGGAATCATGACCCCAGAGATGGCAGAGTCTATTCTTCGTCTATCGAATAGCGGAGATCAGCCCGAAGTATGGTGTGTCAATAGATCGGCACCCGGCACGGAGGGTGAGAAGTGGAGTACACGCCTTCAGGAGTATGGAATTACCATTCGGTATCTCACATCACATATCGCCACATTCTCCGCGACAGAAGGAGGTACAGCCCATGTTAGTGCCTGA
- a CDS encoding transglutaminase-like domain-containing protein, whose protein sequence is MLVPEKQSSSSHSHVGASPTHKLSIQQNDALKDWVQRIIVSMLLFALFSEWLYPLYSLINEGETFSVTIFFILTGILLFLGCLRLPVFLYTSFPPLLIIGTMFYVYGREKGIGWFASYLKVGAGDVSEIFHSGRIYGISMESRILLLLIGWTLLVVSVQMLAISKGSIMLFFSVTIFYLLALDLAFDLSVYAGLVRAAAWGLLLQAFIFMNPAAKSRKTWIIVGSATVLTCVLGAGLLSLVIPNRPTMNIPWHKAIQAFGDWSGATSPSRQSADYAISGYSRDDTELGSSLTLRHELFFTARSPRPTYWRGESKSFYSGRGWTQDPSIESNAGLKNMESTLEGASTFKSEWIEQVITFNKPISGKVVLIGGGIPVSLTSINSGKDQAGSSLSAPRFDAESDALIIDSVSTAQPLQGYELTVALQQVPSEKLRLTQGSDPEDNVQRYLQLPVKLPQRVRDLGITLVRDTSNRYDAVLAVMNYLESNYTYSLTSNIPSAGDDFVDHFLFEARSGYCDHFSTSMAVLLRSAGIPTRWVKGFAPGEPNKQDSRLYNVSYADAHAWVEVYFPGEGWVPFDPTPGFDYDAGASVSSLHDEDSGKLSSIIPMINNTWGSLKQGISEAALKLQLWMHRYLVETIAVVLGTGFLTMVYREIMFRRNIILLWLQMVKPYRRFPDRTLMLSAAERVWREIYLRYGNKPQTMTVREYAQLITWGNQEKGVRLEHFITVWESLYYGRIRIDRKASRDFLKQCWNMAVQQE, encoded by the coding sequence ATGTTAGTGCCTGAGAAACAAAGCTCTTCTTCTCATTCACATGTGGGTGCCTCACCTACTCATAAGTTATCGATACAGCAGAATGATGCATTAAAGGATTGGGTCCAGCGAATCATAGTATCAATGCTTCTATTTGCTTTGTTCAGTGAATGGCTCTATCCACTGTATTCGCTTATAAACGAGGGCGAAACATTTAGTGTCACGATTTTTTTTATACTAACCGGGATCTTGTTGTTTCTTGGTTGTCTGCGCTTACCTGTATTTTTGTATACGTCATTTCCTCCGTTGCTCATTATAGGGACCATGTTTTATGTCTATGGCAGGGAGAAGGGAATAGGCTGGTTTGCTAGCTATTTGAAGGTTGGGGCGGGTGATGTGTCTGAGATATTTCATTCAGGCAGAATCTATGGAATCAGCATGGAATCACGTATACTTCTGTTGCTAATCGGCTGGACTTTATTAGTTGTTTCAGTGCAAATGTTAGCGATAAGTAAGGGGAGCATCATGCTGTTCTTTTCTGTCACCATATTTTATTTGCTGGCACTTGACCTAGCATTTGACCTATCCGTGTATGCTGGACTTGTTCGAGCTGCTGCGTGGGGATTACTTCTTCAGGCATTCATCTTTATGAATCCCGCGGCGAAGAGTCGTAAAACATGGATAATCGTCGGTAGTGCTACTGTGCTGACCTGTGTTCTAGGGGCTGGTTTGCTAAGTTTGGTAATTCCAAATCGGCCCACAATGAACATTCCTTGGCATAAGGCAATCCAAGCCTTTGGGGACTGGAGTGGCGCAACATCGCCAAGTCGGCAAAGCGCAGATTACGCAATATCGGGATACAGCCGTGACGATACAGAGCTTGGTTCATCCTTGACCCTGCGACACGAACTCTTCTTCACTGCACGCTCCCCGCGCCCTACTTATTGGCGAGGAGAAAGTAAGAGCTTCTATAGTGGGCGTGGATGGACGCAAGATCCTTCTATCGAGAGTAACGCAGGATTGAAGAATATGGAGTCTACTCTTGAGGGGGCTTCTACCTTCAAAAGTGAATGGATTGAGCAAGTTATTACATTTAATAAACCTATAAGTGGGAAAGTAGTGCTTATCGGCGGTGGTATTCCGGTGAGCCTAACTAGTATTAATTCAGGTAAAGACCAAGCAGGATCATCGCTATCAGCTCCTCGATTTGATGCGGAATCCGATGCATTAATTATCGATTCTGTAAGTACGGCACAACCTCTTCAAGGTTATGAGCTGACAGTAGCATTACAACAAGTTCCAAGTGAGAAACTAAGACTTACTCAAGGTTCTGATCCTGAGGATAATGTGCAACGTTATTTGCAACTTCCGGTGAAATTACCCCAGCGTGTGAGAGATCTGGGAATTACTTTGGTTCGGGATACATCCAACCGTTATGATGCAGTCCTCGCTGTCATGAATTATTTGGAGTCAAATTATACCTATAGTCTGACTTCCAACATTCCCTCAGCAGGGGATGACTTTGTCGATCACTTCTTATTTGAAGCACGAAGTGGATATTGCGATCATTTCTCCACTTCCATGGCGGTCCTGCTCAGAAGCGCTGGCATTCCTACGCGTTGGGTAAAGGGGTTTGCTCCGGGAGAGCCTAATAAACAGGACAGTCGACTCTATAACGTAAGTTATGCAGATGCTCACGCATGGGTTGAGGTATATTTTCCTGGTGAAGGTTGGGTTCCGTTTGATCCTACTCCGGGGTTCGATTATGATGCCGGAGCTTCTGTATCATCTCTTCATGACGAGGATAGCGGTAAGTTATCTAGCATCATTCCGATGATTAACAATACTTGGGGAAGCTTGAAGCAGGGGATAAGTGAAGCAGCTCTAAAACTGCAATTGTGGATGCATCGATATTTGGTTGAAACAATTGCTGTAGTTCTCGGTACTGGATTCCTGACCATGGTATACCGGGAGATTATGTTTCGCAGGAATATCATTCTCTTATGGCTACAGATGGTCAAACCTTATCGCCGTTTTCCAGATCGGACCCTGATGCTGAGCGCTGCAGAAAGGGTATGGCGTGAGATTTACTTACGTTATGGTAATAAGCCACAAACGATGACGGTTAGGGAATATGCCCAGCTCATCACTTGGGGTAATCAGGAAAAAGGGGTGCGATTAGAACACTTCATCACTGTATGGGAATCCTTATATTATGGAAGAATTAGGATAGACCGAAAAGCGAGTAGGGATTTTCTAAAACAATGCTGGAATATGGCTGTTCAGCAGGAATAA
- the guaA gene encoding glutamine-hydrolyzing GMP synthase, translated as MKKPSEIVVVLDFGGQYNQLIARRIRDLGVYSELLPYNTSAERLRELAPKGIVFSGGPSSVYEEGAPKIDQAIYDIGVPIFGICYGMQLMAQDLGGKVERAAKREYGKADVDFADHSVLTKGLDAKQTVWMSHGDHVVELPTGFRIDASTEHAPIAGFAHEERQMFGVQFHPEVRHSVHGNEMIKNFLYEVCGCKGDWSMETFIEDAVQDIRNKVGDKKVLCALSGGVDSSVVAMLIHRAIGDQLTCMFIDHGLLRKGEAESVMETFVGKFDIHVVKIDARERFLSKLAGVDDPEQKRKIIGNEFIYCFDEESAKMGDFDFLAQGTLYTDIVESGTATAQTIKSHHNVGGLPEDMKFSLIEPLNTLFKDEVRKVGEELGMPQAIVWRQPFPGPGLAIRVLGEVTEEKLKIVRDSDFILREEIAKAGLDREIWQYFTALPNMKSVGVMGDARTYSYTVGIRAVTSIDGMTADWARIPWDVLEKISVRIVNEVENVNRIVYDVTSKPPATIEWE; from the coding sequence ATGAAAAAGCCAAGTGAAATCGTTGTTGTTCTGGATTTTGGAGGACAATACAATCAGCTAATAGCAAGAAGAATTCGTGATTTAGGTGTTTATAGTGAATTATTGCCATACAACACTTCAGCGGAGCGTTTGCGTGAGCTAGCTCCAAAAGGGATTGTGTTCTCTGGTGGACCGTCCAGCGTTTATGAAGAAGGTGCACCGAAAATTGATCAAGCTATCTATGATATCGGTGTTCCAATTTTCGGGATTTGTTATGGTATGCAATTAATGGCCCAAGATTTGGGTGGTAAGGTAGAACGTGCGGCTAAGCGTGAATACGGAAAAGCCGATGTAGATTTTGCCGATCATTCTGTATTGACAAAAGGACTGGATGCCAAACAAACCGTTTGGATGAGCCACGGAGACCATGTTGTGGAGCTTCCAACCGGGTTCCGTATCGACGCTTCGACAGAACATGCGCCAATCGCTGGTTTTGCTCATGAAGAGCGTCAGATGTTTGGCGTACAATTCCACCCAGAAGTACGACATTCTGTACATGGGAATGAAATGATTAAAAATTTCCTGTATGAAGTGTGTGGTTGCAAAGGTGACTGGAGCATGGAGACGTTTATCGAGGACGCGGTTCAAGATATTCGTAACAAAGTTGGAGACAAAAAAGTATTGTGCGCGCTGAGTGGTGGCGTTGATTCTTCAGTAGTGGCTATGCTTATTCACCGCGCAATAGGTGATCAATTGACATGTATGTTCATTGACCATGGTCTCTTACGTAAGGGAGAAGCAGAAAGCGTTATGGAGACATTTGTCGGCAAATTCGACATCCATGTCGTGAAGATTGACGCACGTGAACGCTTCCTTAGTAAGCTAGCTGGTGTGGATGATCCTGAACAAAAGCGTAAGATTATCGGTAATGAGTTTATTTACTGCTTCGATGAAGAGTCTGCTAAGATGGGTGATTTTGATTTCCTAGCGCAAGGTACACTGTATACGGATATCGTAGAGAGTGGAACAGCGACAGCGCAAACGATCAAATCACATCATAATGTTGGTGGACTACCTGAAGACATGAAGTTTAGCCTGATCGAGCCGTTGAACACACTCTTTAAAGACGAAGTACGTAAAGTCGGCGAAGAGCTTGGTATGCCGCAGGCCATCGTCTGGAGACAGCCGTTCCCAGGTCCTGGACTTGCCATTCGTGTGCTTGGCGAAGTAACGGAAGAGAAGCTTAAGATTGTTCGTGATTCTGACTTCATTCTGCGTGAAGAAATCGCCAAAGCCGGATTAGATCGCGAGATCTGGCAGTATTTCACCGCATTGCCAAACATGAAGAGCGTAGGTGTTATGGGTGATGCTAGAACCTATTCTTACACCGTCGGCATTCGTGCCGTTACCTCCATCGACGGTATGACAGCCGACTGGGCACGTATCCCTTGGGACGTACTTGAGAAAATCTCGGTTCGTATCGTTAACGAAGTGGAGAACGTCAACCGTATCGTTTATGACGTTACTTCGAAACCACCTGCAACGATTGAGTGGGAATAG
- a CDS encoding DeoR/GlpR family DNA-binding transcription regulator: protein MDQTQRLARILEILEDRKQLTQEELAMIFSISKDTARRDILALTEQGLVDRIRGGISLPVMRAQIASYTDRLVNHAIDKQAIAAKAVEWIPNGATIMLDVSTTVHFISKQLTQTGLLVVTHSIDNAISVSSRHQDNKVYLLGGYFNPDSHLLYGSSIGEQLKQFYFDYAFIGASGITEDGLFYSELEDVQVKKSILQHSKKVCLVVDASKMNQTSSFKISFEGIDLLITNQHLPAAIQEKLDLYGIEVIVTSEEEHL, encoded by the coding sequence ATGGATCAAACGCAACGATTAGCGAGGATTCTAGAAATATTGGAAGATCGAAAGCAATTGACACAAGAAGAATTGGCCATGATCTTCTCCATCTCCAAAGATACGGCACGAAGAGACATACTCGCATTAACGGAGCAAGGCTTAGTCGACCGCATTCGAGGCGGCATTTCCTTGCCGGTCATGAGAGCCCAAATTGCAAGTTATACGGATCGTCTAGTAAATCATGCAATCGATAAACAAGCCATTGCGGCCAAAGCCGTTGAATGGATCCCAAACGGAGCAACGATCATGCTCGATGTCTCCACGACGGTGCATTTCATTTCCAAACAGCTGACACAGACGGGATTGCTCGTCGTCACCCATTCGATCGACAATGCGATTTCCGTCTCGTCCCGACATCAAGACAACAAAGTATATTTGCTGGGCGGTTATTTCAACCCCGATTCCCACCTTTTATACGGTTCTTCGATCGGCGAGCAACTGAAGCAATTTTATTTTGACTATGCGTTTATCGGCGCTTCAGGCATAACCGAAGATGGGCTGTTCTATTCTGAGCTGGAAGATGTCCAAGTGAAAAAATCGATTCTACAGCATTCCAAAAAAGTCTGTCTCGTGGTGGATGCATCTAAAATGAATCAGACGTCGTCTTTTAAAATCAGCTTTGAAGGAATCGATCTTCTTATTACCAATCAGCATCTGCCTGCAGCGATCCAAGAAAAACTAGACTTGTACGGCATTGAAGTCATAGTAACCTCAGAGGAGGAGCACCTGTGA